A window of the Methanothrix sp. genome harbors these coding sequences:
- the phoU gene encoding phosphate signaling complex protein PhoU, with amino-acid sequence MSPYREKYHRDLETLRAMTEELSALVSSSIERSVDALCRNDAILAREVVQGDYAVDDLSVKLESKCMELLALQQPMAKDLRMIIGILKIGIDLERAGDLSVDIARAVIQTKDKDHIEIPDGISRMAGIAVEMLSGAMEALEKGDPEMARNVTKHDYEIDSLYVKVRDSLMKMTAENMSLMDQTIPMLMVNRHLERIGDHICNICESIVYMIEGKREHLN; translated from the coding sequence GTGAGTCCGTACAGAGAGAAATACCACAGAGATCTGGAGACGCTCAGAGCGATGACCGAGGAGCTGTCAGCTCTCGTCTCCTCCTCGATAGAGAGATCTGTGGATGCGCTCTGCAGGAACGATGCCATCCTGGCCAGGGAGGTCGTTCAGGGGGACTACGCGGTCGACGATCTGAGCGTGAAGCTGGAGAGCAAGTGCATGGAGCTCCTGGCACTTCAGCAGCCGATGGCGAAGGACCTGAGGATGATAATAGGCATACTGAAGATAGGTATAGATCTCGAGCGCGCCGGGGATCTCTCAGTGGACATAGCAAGGGCTGTGATCCAGACGAAGGACAAGGACCACATAGAGATTCCGGATGGCATCTCGAGGATGGCCGGCATCGCGGTTGAGATGCTGTCAGGTGCGATGGAGGCCCTCGAGAAAGGGGATCCGGAGATGGCGAGGAATGTGACGAAGCATGATTACGAGATCGATTCTCTTTACGTCAAGGTGCGTGATTCGCTCATGAAGATGACAGCTGAGAACATGAGCCTCATGGACCAGACGATTCCAATGCTCATGGTGAACAGGCACCTCGAGAGGATCGGGGATCACATCTGCAACATCTGCGAGTCCATAGTTTATATGATCGAAGGGAAGAGAGAGCATTTGAACTGA
- the pstB gene encoding phosphate ABC transporter ATP-binding protein PstB: MSNAVSVPVPLSASRGRQEVSCLFKIESRNLSLWYGSKQALKNITLGIPENRITALIGPSGCGKSTFIRCINRMNDLIAGVRIEGEILYDGKNIYDKDMDVVSLRKKIGMVFQKPNPFPMSIYDNVAYGPRIHGYRNIDRIVEQSLKDAALWEEVQDRLDQPAMGLSGGQQQRLCIARALAMKPEVILFDEPCSALDPISTARIEGLMESLRGRYTQIIVTHNMQQAARVSDYTAYFYMGEMIEFGETKQIFENPRERSTEDYITGRFG, encoded by the coding sequence ATGTCCAATGCGGTCAGTGTGCCTGTTCCGCTCAGCGCGAGCCGTGGGCGGCAGGAGGTATCTTGCTTGTTCAAGATAGAGTCGAGGAACCTATCGCTCTGGTATGGAAGTAAGCAGGCTCTGAAGAACATAACCCTGGGGATTCCTGAGAACAGGATAACAGCCCTCATAGGTCCATCCGGATGCGGAAAATCGACATTCATCAGGTGCATCAACAGGATGAACGATCTCATAGCAGGCGTCAGAATCGAGGGGGAGATCCTGTACGATGGAAAGAACATATACGATAAGGACATGGATGTCGTCTCTCTCAGAAAGAAGATAGGCATGGTATTTCAGAAGCCGAACCCCTTCCCGATGTCGATCTACGATAACGTTGCATACGGCCCGAGGATTCACGGCTACAGGAATATCGACAGGATCGTGGAGCAGAGCCTGAAGGACGCCGCGCTCTGGGAGGAGGTGCAGGACAGGCTCGATCAGCCGGCCATGGGCCTGAGCGGTGGGCAGCAGCAGAGGCTCTGCATAGCAAGGGCGCTGGCCATGAAGCCTGAGGTCATTCTATTCGACGAGCCGTGCAGCGCGCTCGATCCGATATCGACTGCACGCATAGAGGGTCTCATGGAATCTCTCAGGGGCAGGTACACACAGATAATAGTGACGCATAACATGCAGCAGGCCGCGAGGGTCTCTGATTACACCGCCTACTTCTACATGGGAGAGATGATAGAGTTCGGGGAGACGAAGCAGATCTTCGAGAATCCCAGGGAGAGGAGCACGGAGGATTACATCACCGGAAGGTTTGGTTGA
- the aspS gene encoding aspartate--tRNA(Asn) ligase: MDGSEVTLAGHVHEIRDLGGICFLVLRDREGLAQVTVLTKRADRKLVETVRGVSRESVVLVRGRVKSEPKAPNGFEILPDAVEVLSRADSPLPLDPTGKVGAELDTRLDARFLDLRRPASMAVFKIESAVMRSLRNTFYENGFIEVCTPKIVATATEGGTALFPISYFEREAFLNQSPQLYKQMLMATGLDRVFEIGPIFRAEEHDTRRHLNEAISVDVEVSYADHEDVMSLLENAVSSAYRYVSESCERELRILGVELDVPRTPFRRITYTEALEMASESGRKSMEWGDDIDTETEHYLGSVIGEHYFLTDWPSSVKPYYTQPYEDRPEICKGFDLMHPSMELASGAQRVHDYDLLVRRIKEKGLNPESFEFYLKPFRYGMPPHAGWGLGLARLVQTMLGLENIRDAVLFPRDRRRLVP; this comes from the coding sequence ATGGACGGATCAGAGGTCACGCTCGCAGGACATGTCCACGAGATCAGGGATCTGGGTGGTATATGCTTTCTCGTGCTGAGGGACAGAGAGGGGCTCGCGCAGGTGACGGTTCTCACGAAGAGGGCTGACAGGAAGCTTGTTGAGACGGTGCGCGGGGTGAGCAGGGAGAGCGTGGTTCTCGTTCGCGGCAGGGTCAAGTCTGAGCCCAAGGCGCCGAACGGCTTCGAGATTCTTCCTGATGCTGTGGAGGTGCTCTCAAGAGCGGATTCGCCCCTCCCGCTCGATCCCACTGGCAAGGTCGGCGCGGAGCTCGATACCAGGCTGGATGCCAGGTTCCTCGATCTGAGAAGACCCGCGTCCATGGCGGTCTTCAAGATAGAGTCGGCTGTTATGAGAAGCCTGAGGAACACCTTCTACGAGAACGGGTTCATCGAGGTCTGCACGCCAAAGATCGTGGCGACCGCGACTGAGGGGGGCACAGCGCTCTTCCCGATAAGCTACTTCGAGCGGGAGGCGTTCCTGAACCAGAGCCCTCAGCTCTACAAGCAGATGCTGATGGCCACAGGCCTAGACAGGGTCTTCGAGATAGGTCCGATATTCCGCGCGGAGGAGCATGACACAAGGAGACACCTCAACGAGGCGATATCGGTGGATGTTGAGGTGAGCTACGCGGATCACGAGGATGTGATGTCGCTCCTGGAGAACGCTGTTTCTTCGGCCTACAGATACGTCTCGGAGAGCTGCGAGAGGGAACTCCGCATACTCGGAGTGGAGCTGGATGTGCCCAGGACCCCCTTCCGCAGGATCACATACACAGAGGCACTTGAGATGGCAAGCGAGTCCGGAAGGAAGAGCATGGAATGGGGCGATGACATAGATACTGAGACAGAGCACTACCTCGGATCTGTTATAGGAGAGCACTACTTCCTTACAGACTGGCCGAGCTCTGTGAAGCCGTACTACACACAGCCATATGAGGATAGGCCTGAGATATGCAAGGGTTTCGATCTGATGCATCCGTCGATGGAGCTCGCGAGCGGGGCGCAGCGTGTCCATGATTACGATCTGCTTGTCAGAAGGATAAAGGAGAAGGGGCTGAACCCGGAGAGCTTCGAGTTCTATCTCAAGCCATTCAGGTACGGAATGCCGCCGCATGCTGGATGGGGCCTGGGCCTGGCGCGCCTCGTCCAGACGATGCTAGGGCTTGAGAACATCAGGGATGCGGTGCTCTTTCCGAGAGACCGGCGGAGACTGGTCCCCTGA
- a CDS encoding 6-hydroxymethylpterin diphosphokinase MptE-like protein, with protein sequence MRFEDWEIMYKRILEDFGFSRSRDEEAAYVLSSLLESIERITLSELQDTIRGRDVVVCGNAPRLRDEVKKIKPSDAVVAADGATSVLLEHGLIPDIIVTDLDGCIPDIIESNRRGSAVVVHAHGDNIDKLKEHVPHLRRVLGTTQSSPLKNVHNFGGFTDGDRAVFLALELMPKSIKLIGFDLDDQSVTPRKSKKLRWAKVLLEIALGPGCTDP encoded by the coding sequence ATGCGCTTCGAGGACTGGGAGATAATGTACAAGAGGATCCTGGAGGACTTCGGATTTTCCAGATCCAGGGATGAGGAGGCAGCATATGTTCTCTCATCTCTTCTTGAATCAATTGAGCGGATCACACTGAGCGAGCTCCAGGATACCATCCGAGGCAGGGATGTGGTGGTCTGCGGCAACGCTCCCCGCCTGAGAGATGAGGTCAAAAAAATAAAACCGTCTGATGCTGTTGTGGCAGCAGACGGCGCCACCTCAGTGCTTCTCGAGCATGGTCTGATCCCCGACATCATAGTGACAGATCTCGATGGATGCATCCCCGATATAATCGAATCCAATCGCCGCGGCTCTGCAGTTGTGGTGCACGCGCACGGGGATAACATCGACAAGCTGAAGGAGCACGTGCCCCATCTGAGGCGGGTTCTTGGAACGACACAGTCATCTCCACTGAAGAACGTCCACAACTTCGGGGGATTCACCGATGGCGACAGGGCCGTGTTTCTGGCGCTGGAGCTCATGCCCAAAAGCATCAAACTGATCGGGTTCGATCTTGATGATCAGAGCGTCACGCCGAGAAAGTCGAAGAAGCTCAGATGGGCGAAGGTGCTTCTGGAGATCGCGCTCGGGCCTGGATGCACCGATCCATGA
- a CDS encoding mRNA surveillance protein pelota produces the protein MRVIKRNLRGDEGEISLVAESLDDLWHLKHLVSPGDLVFATTQRKISGATDKLRPEKAERRTVRLGISVEAVEFHTYSNWLRIHGVIKSGVDVGSYHTLNIEAGSELSIIKRWRPDELQRIEEAVAESNRPRVVLALVEEGEATIGVLRQFGVQTVAEIRGGSGKGSGAGVRDDFLREVADQIANSAGDDAYVVLAGPGFTKEDLRKVMESRHPDLLKRLTMDDVSSTGRSGFQEVLRRGTVDRIVEASRISRETRLMDDLMKEIATDGRAAYGIREVREAANYGAIETLMIVDSLVRRGEMESLIRDVAGGRGRVVIFSSEFEPGERLDALGGVAALLRFRIPRGTAS, from the coding sequence ATGCGCGTCATAAAAAGAAACCTTCGCGGTGATGAGGGCGAGATCTCGCTCGTTGCTGAGAGCCTTGACGATCTCTGGCACCTGAAGCACCTCGTATCTCCTGGAGATCTGGTGTTCGCCACAACGCAGCGCAAGATCTCAGGCGCCACAGACAAGCTCCGGCCGGAGAAGGCCGAGAGGAGGACCGTGAGGCTCGGCATCTCCGTCGAGGCTGTGGAGTTCCACACATACTCCAACTGGCTCAGGATCCACGGGGTGATAAAGTCAGGGGTCGATGTGGGATCGTATCACACGCTGAACATCGAGGCCGGATCGGAGCTATCGATAATAAAGAGATGGCGACCTGACGAGCTTCAGAGGATCGAGGAGGCTGTTGCGGAATCGAACCGCCCGCGGGTCGTCCTGGCCCTCGTCGAGGAGGGGGAGGCCACGATAGGCGTTCTTCGGCAGTTCGGAGTGCAGACAGTGGCGGAGATCAGGGGCGGGAGCGGTAAGGGCTCAGGAGCAGGCGTGAGGGATGATTTTCTCAGAGAGGTCGCGGATCAGATTGCGAACTCAGCGGGCGATGACGCTTATGTCGTCCTGGCAGGTCCGGGGTTCACGAAGGAGGATCTCAGGAAGGTTATGGAGTCGAGACATCCGGATCTCCTGAAACGGCTCACCATGGATGATGTCTCCTCGACAGGAAGATCAGGATTCCAGGAGGTTCTGAGGAGGGGAACGGTCGACAGGATCGTCGAGGCGAGCAGGATCTCGCGCGAGACCAGGCTGATGGACGATCTGATGAAGGAGATAGCGACAGATGGAAGGGCAGCATATGGCATCAGGGAGGTCAGGGAGGCCGCGAACTACGGGGCGATCGAGACGCTCATGATCGTCGACAGTCTGGTGCGCAGAGGCGAGATGGAGAGCCTGATAAGAGATGTCGCAGGCGGACGCGGCAGGGTCGTGATATTCAGCTCAGAGTTCGAGCCCGGAGAGAGGCTGGATGCGCTGGGTGGCGTGGCTGCGCTGCTGCGCTTCAGGATTCCGAGGGGAACAGCATCGTGA
- a CDS encoding ferritin family protein, with protein MPEFATPFAGMASDRMLTKQELVRAIRYVIAAEYEAIQLYMQLAESTDDDRAKAVLVDIADEEVVHAGEFLRLLKELEPREEELYKEGYKEVEEILAKLKK; from the coding sequence ATGCCTGAGTTTGCAACACCGTTTGCGGGCATGGCCAGCGATCGCATGCTGACCAAGCAGGAGCTTGTGAGGGCGATAAGGTATGTCATCGCGGCTGAGTATGAGGCTATACAGCTCTACATGCAGCTCGCAGAGTCCACAGATGACGATCGCGCGAAGGCTGTGCTCGTCGACATCGCTGATGAGGAGGTCGTGCACGCCGGCGAGTTCCTGAGGCTTCTGAAGGAGCTTGAGCCGCGCGAGGAGGAGCTGTATAAAGAAGGCTACAAGGAGGTCGAGGAGATACTGGCGAAGCTCAAAAAGTGA
- a CDS encoding type II toxin-antitoxin system death-on-curing family toxin, which yields MDKVHAMAFDLKKGIIIIIHEDLIRRGGEVSGIRDEGTIDYILDKINGADDVFEKAAWALYMSRLHPFYDGNKRTAFVLAAMILRIYRYWIGKQDEEEIHQLLHKISNSDHECDVEDIKRWLKKKSRRWWATVQRTLYDYS from the coding sequence ATGGATAAAGTCCATGCCATGGCATTCGATCTCAAAAAAGGGATAATTATAATAATCCACGAAGATCTGATAAGAAGGGGTGGTGAGGTAAGTGGTATAAGAGATGAAGGCACAATTGATTATATATTAGATAAGATAAATGGTGCTGATGACGTGTTCGAAAAGGCCGCCTGGGCTCTCTACATGTCTCGGCTGCATCCATTTTATGATGGAAATAAAAGAACCGCTTTTGTCCTAGCAGCAATGATTCTAAGAATCTATAGGTACTGGATAGGAAAACAGGACGAGGAGGAGATTCATCAGCTTCTTCATAAAATTTCCAATTCGGATCATGAATGTGATGTTGAAGATATCAAGCGATGGCTTAAGAAAAAGAGCAGGCGCTGGTGGGCGACTGTGCAGAGAACCCTATACGATTACTCCTGA
- a CDS encoding HAD family hydrolase codes for MPEVISFDMDGTLVSPRYVDRVWMEGIPELYAKRHGVDPDNAKEIVIGEYLKIGSDRLEWYDLGYWLEKFDLKIDKYELLEMYRSEIEIYPEVEEVLDSLRDSGYELIVTSNAAREFIEMELDGLMDRFSRVFSVTSDFRDVKKSPRSYILVCRALGRKPLEVLHIGDHYVYDYEAPIEAGLDALFLDRKGNRSGPEVVGDLREAADRILNGM; via the coding sequence ATGCCAGAAGTGATATCATTCGATATGGACGGGACTCTGGTGAGCCCGAGGTACGTTGACAGGGTGTGGATGGAGGGGATCCCGGAGCTTTACGCGAAGCGTCACGGCGTGGATCCGGACAATGCAAAGGAGATCGTCATCGGAGAGTATCTTAAGATCGGAAGCGACAGGCTTGAGTGGTACGATCTCGGGTACTGGCTGGAGAAGTTCGATCTCAAGATCGATAAGTATGAGCTCCTCGAGATGTACAGATCTGAGATAGAGATATATCCAGAGGTGGAGGAGGTCCTCGATTCTCTGAGAGATTCGGGCTATGAGCTCATAGTCACATCCAACGCAGCTAGGGAGTTCATAGAGATGGAGCTCGACGGGCTGATGGACAGGTTCAGCAGGGTATTCTCAGTGACCTCGGATTTCAGGGATGTTAAGAAGTCGCCCCGCTCGTACATTCTGGTCTGCAGGGCTCTAGGAAGAAAACCCCTGGAGGTTCTCCACATCGGGGATCACTACGTTTACGATTACGAGGCGCCGATCGAGGCAGGCCTGGACGCCCTCTTCCTAGACAGAAAGGGAAACAGAAGCGGCCCTGAGGTCGTGGGAGACCTGAGAGAGGCTGCTGACAGGATACTGAACGGGATGTAA
- the pyrF gene encoding orotidine-5'-phosphate decarboxylase translates to MKKNSRLILALDVASRDKAYSIASDTEGIFDAIKVGYPLVLSAGLSVIKDLSGISPIIADLKIADIPNTNRLICDRLFSAGAQGVIAHAFTGRDSLEACVDVAKGYNGELYAVTEMSHPGALEFMAPVAERMVVLALEVGASGIVAPATRPERLKALRRTAGGLTIISPGVGAQGGSLRDALDAGADYAIVGRSVYESSNPRAAAEALLDLIR, encoded by the coding sequence ATGAAGAAGAACAGCAGACTCATTCTCGCTCTGGATGTTGCGTCCAGGGATAAGGCGTACAGCATAGCCTCAGATACAGAGGGGATCTTCGATGCGATCAAGGTCGGGTATCCGCTGGTGCTCTCGGCAGGTCTCTCTGTCATAAAAGATCTCTCGGGCATCTCCCCCATCATAGCGGACCTGAAGATCGCGGATATCCCGAACACAAACCGCCTGATATGCGATCGCCTCTTCAGCGCGGGCGCTCAGGGGGTCATAGCGCATGCATTCACAGGAAGGGACAGCCTTGAGGCCTGCGTGGATGTGGCTAAGGGATATAACGGCGAGCTGTACGCGGTGACAGAGATGAGCCATCCGGGAGCGCTGGAGTTCATGGCTCCTGTCGCGGAGAGGATGGTCGTGCTCGCTCTCGAGGTGGGGGCATCAGGAATAGTGGCGCCTGCCACAAGGCCTGAGCGGCTAAAAGCTCTCAGGAGAACTGCAGGAGGCCTCACGATAATCTCCCCCGGCGTCGGGGCACAGGGTGGATCCCTGAGAGATGCGCTCGATGCAGGCGCTGATTACGCGATTGTGGGCAGATCCGTGTACGAGAGCAGCAATCCCAGGGCAGCGGCCGAGGCATTGCTCGATCTCATAAGATAG
- a CDS encoding secondary thiamine-phosphate synthase enzyme YjbQ — MIEVATTRGSEVVDITPHVHRAVRESGVIDGICLVYTLHTTTAVIVNEAESGLLMDIIDKIKEIVPAAGYKHGENGPAHLQASILGSSVVLPVENGMPILGTWQRVLFVELDGPRRRRIGVKVIGNQGA, encoded by the coding sequence ATGATAGAGGTTGCGACCACCAGGGGCAGTGAGGTGGTGGATATCACCCCGCACGTGCATAGGGCCGTCAGGGAGAGCGGTGTGATCGACGGCATCTGTCTCGTGTACACACTTCACACAACAACCGCTGTGATAGTTAACGAGGCGGAGAGCGGTCTTTTGATGGATATCATCGATAAGATAAAGGAGATCGTGCCGGCTGCGGGGTATAAGCATGGTGAGAACGGCCCGGCACATCTTCAGGCGTCGATACTGGGCAGCAGCGTTGTTCTTCCCGTTGAGAACGGCATGCCTATTCTTGGAACATGGCAGAGGGTTCTCTTTGTGGAGCTGGACGGCCCGAGGCGCAGGCGCATCGGCGTGAAGGTGATCGGAAACCAGGGGGCTTGA
- the larC gene encoding nickel pincer cofactor biosynthesis protein LarC, which translates to MRALLFDPYCGASGDMILGALIDLGADIGSVRSAVESVGCRLEVSERRFDHIRALRVKILSDTSFRSLDEARDILRASALSPRALERALGVLDIMASAESKVHGVERENARFHEMGSLDALADIAGSSAAIESLNVKRILSIAPSVGGGITDTSHGMLPVPAPATLEILRSQRIPWRGGPVSNELLTPTGAAILAASVDEFLEHHPEIVADRVGYGAGSRDIGMPNLLRAILGEVPHRMKHDRVVQIETNVDDVTGEILGSLIEMLMKEGALDVTVVPALMKKGRSGSVISIISREDDANRLSAVLMRETGSLGVRVFPALHRLIAERRIESVEVMGRSVPVKIGSIGEEIISVKPEHDVCRRIAEELDIPVKDIIGIASEKGWRLAGRKID; encoded by the coding sequence ATGAGAGCACTTCTCTTCGATCCATACTGCGGCGCCTCGGGCGACATGATACTCGGGGCGCTCATCGACCTAGGCGCAGATATAGGATCTGTCCGATCTGCTGTGGAATCCGTCGGATGCAGGCTAGAGGTGAGCGAGCGCAGGTTCGACCACATCAGAGCCCTGCGTGTCAAGATACTCTCTGATACATCCTTCCGCTCGCTGGATGAGGCCAGGGACATACTGAGGGCATCAGCGCTCTCACCGCGAGCGCTCGAGAGGGCATTGGGGGTTCTGGACATAATGGCATCCGCGGAATCGAAGGTTCATGGTGTTGAGAGGGAGAACGCGAGGTTCCACGAGATGGGGTCGCTGGATGCGCTCGCTGATATCGCTGGATCCTCTGCGGCGATCGAGTCCCTCAATGTGAAACGGATCCTCTCAATCGCACCATCTGTCGGAGGCGGGATCACGGATACATCCCACGGGATGCTTCCTGTCCCGGCGCCCGCAACCCTGGAGATACTCCGCTCCCAGAGGATACCATGGCGCGGAGGGCCTGTCTCTAATGAGCTTCTCACACCAACAGGCGCAGCGATTCTTGCCGCATCGGTCGATGAGTTCCTGGAGCACCACCCTGAGATCGTAGCAGATCGCGTGGGATACGGCGCAGGCTCCAGGGACATAGGTATGCCGAATCTGCTGAGGGCGATTCTTGGAGAGGTTCCGCACCGCATGAAACACGATCGTGTTGTCCAGATAGAGACCAACGTGGATGATGTGACAGGCGAGATACTCGGAAGTCTCATCGAAATGCTCATGAAAGAGGGAGCTCTCGATGTCACTGTTGTGCCGGCTCTAATGAAGAAGGGCAGGAGCGGAAGCGTGATATCGATCATCTCAAGGGAGGACGATGCGAATAGGCTCTCCGCGGTTCTGATGAGGGAGACCGGCAGCCTCGGGGTCAGGGTATTCCCTGCGCTTCACAGGCTGATCGCAGAGCGCAGGATCGAGAGCGTCGAGGTCATGGGCAGATCGGTGCCTGTGAAGATCGGATCCATCGGAGAGGAGATCATAAGCGTGAAGCCAGAGCATGATGTCTGCAGGCGTATCGCAGAGGAGCTGGACATCCCTGTTAAAGATATCATCGGGATCGCCTCCGAGAAGGGATGGAGGCTTGCAGGTCGCAAGATTGATTAG
- the hemL gene encoding glutamate-1-semialdehyde 2,1-aminomutase — MNLNSSRSLYERAKRLMPGGVSSPVRAIRPCPFYVKRAEGPYLWDEDGNRFIDYCLAYGPMILGHRNPEVMRRVVEQMERGWLYGTPTALEVELAERIISHYPSMDMIRFVSTGSEATMAALRIARGFTGKDRIVKIEGGFHGAHDSVLVKAGSGATTIGVPDSKGVPADTARNTVLVPYNDLQAMEDALKKDDVAAVIMEPVLGNIGPVLPVAGYLEGVRKITREHDALLIFDEVITGFRLALGGAQSYYGVRADITTLGKIIGGGFPIGAVGGRREIMENVAPQGGIYQAGTFNGSPVSMAAGLATLDILESGVLDRINRMGSYLRKGLSDIVEDLRLGYSVSGIASMFKVFFGPLPRNYSEALRCDKDGYLRFFWRMLEAGIFLTPSQYETDFISASHDKEIIDKTLEAFKLYLKD, encoded by the coding sequence ATGAATCTCAACTCCTCCCGAAGTCTCTACGAGCGCGCGAAGAGGCTGATGCCCGGCGGCGTCAGCAGCCCGGTCAGGGCGATAAGGCCCTGTCCGTTTTACGTTAAAAGGGCAGAGGGGCCGTACCTCTGGGACGAGGACGGCAACAGGTTCATCGACTACTGTCTTGCATACGGCCCTATGATTCTCGGGCACAGGAACCCGGAAGTGATGAGAAGGGTCGTGGAGCAGATGGAGCGTGGCTGGCTCTACGGCACGCCCACAGCGCTGGAGGTCGAGCTCGCGGAGCGCATAATCTCTCATTATCCGTCCATGGATATGATCAGGTTCGTCAGCACAGGCTCAGAGGCGACGATGGCAGCCCTGAGAATCGCCCGCGGTTTCACCGGGAAGGATAGGATCGTTAAGATCGAGGGCGGATTTCACGGCGCTCACGACTCTGTTCTCGTCAAGGCGGGATCCGGGGCCACGACCATCGGCGTTCCGGACTCAAAGGGGGTGCCCGCGGATACTGCAAGGAACACCGTACTGGTTCCGTACAACGATCTCCAGGCGATGGAGGACGCCCTGAAAAAAGATGATGTGGCAGCTGTGATAATGGAGCCGGTTCTGGGCAACATAGGGCCGGTGCTGCCGGTGGCTGGCTACCTTGAGGGTGTGAGGAAAATAACGAGGGAGCATGACGCACTTCTGATATTCGACGAGGTCATAACAGGCTTCAGGCTCGCGCTCGGCGGTGCCCAGAGCTACTACGGAGTGAGGGCAGACATCACCACGCTCGGGAAGATAATAGGCGGGGGGTTCCCGATAGGCGCTGTCGGCGGACGCCGGGAGATCATGGAGAACGTGGCACCGCAGGGCGGCATCTATCAGGCCGGGACGTTCAACGGATCGCCTGTCTCGATGGCAGCAGGCCTTGCGACCCTGGACATACTTGAGAGCGGCGTTCTCGATAGAATCAACAGGATGGGCTCTTACCTGCGGAAGGGCCTCTCGGATATCGTTGAGGATCTGAGGCTGGGGTACAGCGTGTCAGGCATAGCCTCGATGTTCAAGGTCTTCTTCGGACCGCTTCCCAGAAATTACTCAGAGGCGCTGAGATGTGATAAGGATGGATACCTGAGATTCTTCTGGAGGATGCTGGAGGCCGGAATATTCCTCACGCCCAGTCAGTATGAGACTGATTTCATATCAGCATCTCATGATAAGGAGATCATCGATAAGACGCTGGAGGCGTTCAAGCTATACCTGAAAGACTGA
- the hemC gene encoding hydroxymethylbilane synthase gives MRVGTRGSPLALRQTEIVVKRLMEHGAEPEIVTVRTSGDLFLDRPLHMISGQGLFVREIDERMLSGEIDLAVHSMKDLPSRRPERLRIAAILERDSPCDILLTRDGSGLEDLRGGAVIGTSSMRRAAQLRRARPDLVVRSLRGNLQTRLRKLHAGEYDGIVIAEAGVQRMGYDLSYRVLDPGFFVPSPNQGTIAVVSIAGTEGDALASLIDHRPSREETMVERRIMEVVGGGCLVPMAVFARHLGERIHVTAEILSRDGERFVRLEDTVPRDDLESAERIGRRLLEMGGDELVREAVQIER, from the coding sequence CTGAGAGTTGGGACTCGCGGCAGCCCCCTGGCGCTGCGGCAGACGGAGATTGTTGTCAAGCGTCTGATGGAGCACGGTGCAGAGCCGGAGATTGTGACGGTCAGGACGAGCGGAGATCTCTTTCTCGACAGACCGCTGCACATGATCTCCGGGCAGGGTCTCTTCGTGAGGGAGATTGACGAGCGGATGCTCTCGGGCGAGATCGATCTCGCGGTGCACAGCATGAAGGACCTGCCCAGCAGGCGGCCTGAGAGGCTCAGGATAGCTGCGATACTTGAGAGGGACTCGCCCTGCGATATCCTGCTCACCAGAGACGGCTCAGGCCTCGAGGATCTCAGAGGTGGTGCGGTCATAGGCACATCAAGCATGAGGAGGGCGGCGCAGCTGAGAAGAGCCAGGCCTGATCTGGTAGTAAGAAGCCTCCGCGGGAACCTCCAGACCAGGCTCAGGAAGCTGCATGCGGGCGAGTACGATGGCATAGTCATAGCCGAGGCAGGGGTTCAGCGCATGGGATATGATCTCAGCTACAGGGTGCTGGATCCAGGGTTCTTCGTCCCGTCTCCGAACCAGGGGACGATAGCTGTTGTCTCAATCGCCGGCACAGAGGGCGATGCGCTGGCGAGCCTGATAGATCACAGGCCCTCAAGAGAGGAGACTATGGTCGAGCGGAGGATAATGGAGGTCGTCGGTGGCGGATGTCTGGTGCCGATGGCTGTGTTTGCCCGCCATCTCGGAGAGAGGATACATGTCACAGCAGAGATACTCTCGAGGGATGGGGAGAGGTTTGTGAGGCTTGAGGATACCGTACCCAGGGACGATCTGGAGAGCGCGGAGAGGATCGGGAGGCGCCTACTGGAGATGGGCGGCGATGAGCTTGTGAGGGAGGCTGTACAGATTGAGCGGTGA